The following proteins are encoded in a genomic region of Calditerricola satsumensis:
- a CDS encoding ABC transporter permease, protein MRDILYAEWLKLKRSKVWWLVVLGPGLPALLTFAIYLNGQRLTGRVVNWDAFFQTSGLLLNAMLAPALFALLAGYVLVREYQEHTISALLTYPRPRWKFYLGKWLILVPFAFLVFALGYLYTVGAGFALRHEPLVAKTLWVYAQAFGIMAVCNVALIPLALVAALIGKSLIPAVALGIGAVVVSVQILNSDFLTFFPWTAGTALVIAFVDPESVSFSAFHAAATLFLSFVVPFVVGLYIFNKMDVHGGS, encoded by the coding sequence ACATTCTGTATGCCGAATGGCTAAAGTTGAAGCGGTCAAAGGTATGGTGGCTGGTGGTGCTGGGGCCGGGATTGCCGGCGCTTCTCACCTTTGCCATTTACCTCAATGGCCAGCGCCTCACGGGGCGAGTGGTGAATTGGGACGCCTTTTTTCAAACGAGCGGCCTTTTGCTGAACGCCATGCTGGCACCTGCACTCTTTGCCCTATTGGCGGGCTATGTACTGGTGCGGGAATACCAGGAGCACACCATCAGCGCGCTGCTGACGTATCCGCGACCCCGTTGGAAATTTTATCTTGGCAAATGGCTGATCCTGGTTCCGTTCGCTTTCCTCGTATTTGCCCTGGGATACCTCTACACGGTCGGAGCCGGTTTTGCGCTGCGGCACGAGCCCTTGGTGGCGAAGACCCTGTGGGTGTATGCGCAGGCCTTTGGCATCATGGCCGTATGCAATGTGGCGCTCATTCCCTTGGCGCTGGTTGCCGCGCTGATCGGAAAAAGCCTCATCCCTGCCGTTGCCCTCGGGATCGGCGCCGTGGTGGTCAGCGTGCAGATCCTCAATTCGGATTTCCTTACCTTTTTTCCGTGGACTGCAGGGACGGCGTTGGTCATCGCCTTTGTCGATCCAGAATCCGTCTCGTTTTCCGCTTTCCATGCCGCGGCAACCCTGTTTCTCTCGTTTGTTGTGCCCTTCGTCGTGGGGCTCTATATTTTCAATAAAATGGACGTCCATGGCGGCTCTTGA
- a CDS encoding peptidoglycan DD-metalloendopeptidase family protein — protein sequence MRTLYAIGMRVALVGALCAALVSGCAQETTEMPLDPATNPGMSGGESAVKQRAERPIEPRPEVPSRPPAAVDVPAKAVNGTLYVALRPLADQVGGSVAHDPVEGTIEAAIGGHRFSWIVGAPVLSRDGVFLPGDFTPVVEGKEIWVPLAFVRDGLRWPAQTAEGGRIRLAVQNATVEAAKPQPNRPALATLRAADVAAYLQHLSPPIRGARLSSRASHLPGAPRSYREGVHEGIDWYSGYTGVAITRSTPVVAMADGVVVRADRAYREMPKAERDRLLAECRRLGRTPAHILDRLRGRTVWVQHDGGLLTRYAHLSAVADGIDVGARVKRGQVLGYVGNSGTSSGVAGTDEDLHLHLDILVYGEPFWKYLRSDEIRLVLEAVFSPEKR from the coding sequence GTGAGGACGTTGTACGCCATCGGCATGCGCGTGGCGTTGGTGGGAGCGCTCTGCGCGGCCCTCGTTTCCGGCTGCGCCCAAGAGACGACGGAGATGCCCCTCGATCCAGCGACAAACCCGGGGATGTCTGGCGGAGAATCGGCGGTCAAGCAGCGGGCAGAACGGCCGATCGAACCAAGGCCAGAGGTGCCGTCGCGCCCGCCGGCGGCGGTGGACGTGCCGGCGAAGGCGGTGAACGGCACGCTCTACGTCGCCCTGCGTCCGCTGGCGGACCAGGTAGGCGGATCGGTGGCGCACGATCCGGTGGAAGGGACGATTGAGGCGGCGATCGGCGGACACCGCTTCTCGTGGATCGTCGGCGCGCCGGTCCTGTCGCGTGACGGCGTCTTCTTGCCGGGCGATTTCACGCCGGTGGTGGAGGGGAAGGAGATCTGGGTGCCGCTGGCCTTCGTGCGCGACGGCCTGCGGTGGCCGGCCCAAACCGCGGAGGGCGGCCGGATTCGTCTTGCGGTCCAAAACGCGACGGTGGAGGCGGCGAAACCCCAGCCCAACCGTCCCGCCTTGGCCACCCTGCGCGCCGCCGATGTCGCGGCGTACTTGCAACACCTGAGTCCGCCCATCCGCGGGGCACGCCTCAGCTCGCGCGCCAGCCACCTGCCCGGCGCACCGCGGTCCTACCGGGAGGGGGTCCACGAAGGCATCGACTGGTACAGCGGGTACACGGGCGTGGCGATCACGCGGTCGACGCCGGTCGTGGCGATGGCCGACGGCGTGGTGGTGCGGGCCGATCGGGCGTACCGCGAAATGCCAAAGGCCGAGCGCGACCGGCTCCTCGCCGAATGCCGCCGCTTGGGGCGCACGCCGGCGCACATCCTCGACCGGCTGCGCGGGCGAACCGTGTGGGTCCAGCACGACGGAGGGCTGCTCACGCGCTACGCTCACCTGTCGGCCGTGGCCGACGGCATCGACGTTGGCGCCCGCGTCAAGCGAGGCCAGGTGCTCGGTTATGTGGGCAATTCCGGCACGAGCAGCGGCGTCGCGGGGACCGACGAGGACCTGCACCTGCATCTCGACATACTCGTGTACGGGGAGCCGTTCT